One window of Desulfobacca acetoxidans DSM 11109 genomic DNA carries:
- the nusA gene encoding transcription termination factor NusA, whose product MIGDLRRLIEQVSRDKGIDKDLLLNTVMEAVRSAAKKRYGAKQDNIEVGFSEDTGEIEVFQFKEVVDEVIDSDRQITLPEARQLDPECDLGDSLGIKLDAGSFGRIAAQSAKQVIIQGMRDAERDIVFEDYKDRKGEIINGIVQRQDKSGIIVNLGRTEALLPITEQVPRELYRQGDRIRAYVVDVKRQTKGPQIILSRVDENFLIMLFEAEVPEIQEGIVKIMAVAREPGSRSKIAVASRDADVDPVGACVGMKGSRVQNIVQELRGEKIDIIPWNPDPAKFVTQALAPAEVSRIIIDEDSQNMEIIVPDDQLFLAIGKRGQNVRLAAKLTGWKIDVKSESKYSKSMKEGYLSLLKIPGVGEMTASALYEAGFTSAKEVAEANLAELMQVPGINEKKATQILGAAQTLMKASEDNPETTGVEEIGNLETGSNDVVQDADQV is encoded by the coding sequence ATGATCGGAGATTTAAGGCGTCTCATTGAGCAAGTCAGTAGAGATAAAGGTATTGACAAGGACCTACTGCTCAACACTGTCATGGAAGCAGTGCGTTCAGCGGCTAAGAAAAGATATGGGGCCAAGCAGGACAATATCGAGGTAGGTTTTTCGGAGGACACCGGGGAAATTGAGGTCTTTCAATTTAAAGAAGTGGTGGATGAGGTAATCGACTCTGATAGGCAGATTACGCTGCCGGAAGCACGCCAGCTCGACCCGGAATGTGATCTGGGCGACAGCCTGGGTATTAAATTAGACGCCGGCAGTTTTGGCAGGATCGCTGCCCAATCTGCCAAGCAGGTAATTATTCAGGGAATGCGGGACGCCGAACGAGACATTGTTTTTGAAGATTATAAAGACCGCAAAGGTGAGATCATCAACGGCATTGTGCAGCGACAGGATAAGTCAGGCATCATCGTCAACCTAGGGAGAACGGAAGCGCTTCTGCCCATCACCGAACAGGTTCCCCGCGAACTTTATCGGCAGGGAGACCGGATCCGGGCTTATGTCGTAGATGTCAAACGGCAGACTAAAGGACCACAGATAATTCTTTCCCGGGTTGATGAAAATTTCCTCATCATGTTGTTTGAGGCCGAGGTGCCTGAAATACAGGAAGGCATAGTCAAAATTATGGCAGTAGCCCGAGAGCCTGGCAGCCGTTCGAAGATTGCCGTCGCCTCCCGGGATGCAGACGTAGATCCGGTAGGTGCCTGCGTTGGTATGAAAGGTTCTCGGGTACAGAATATCGTTCAGGAACTCCGGGGGGAAAAGATCGATATTATTCCCTGGAACCCTGATCCGGCGAAATTTGTCACCCAGGCCCTGGCTCCAGCCGAGGTCAGTCGCATAATTATTGATGAAGATAGCCAAAACATGGAGATCATTGTTCCGGATGACCAGCTTTTTCTGGCCATCGGGAAGCGGGGCCAAAACGTCCGGTTGGCAGCGAAACTAACCGGTTGGAAGATCGATGTCAAGAGTGAAAGCAAATACTCGAAATCGATGAAAGAGGGTTATCTGTCCCTCTTGAAAATTCCCGGGGTAGGCGAGATGACCGCCAGCGCCCTGTACGAAGCCGGATTCACCTCGGCCAAAGAAGTGGCGGAGGCAAATCTGGCCGAACTAATGCAAGTACCTGGTATTAATGAGAAAAAGGCCACACAGATATTGGGTGCGGCTCAAACCCTTATGAAGGCTTCCGAAGACAATCCGGAGACAACCGGTGTTGAAGAAATAGGTAATTTGGAGACCGGTTCCAACGATGTGGTCCAGGATGCCGATCAGGTATGA
- a CDS encoding patatin-like phospholipase family protein translates to MAVSQTRPRPESVKVSRAREILRGRAVSSREVLQLAKELTKEKAFSLARRLLAQARQEPAVQGDSALLRAIIQQQALCTSHDLELPADVRLDLAFQILQQSGDDLQSRIDPETLGIAGSICKSRWEIDGQVQHLERSRAYFLRGCQEGVTGDYGYCAINAALVLDILADLESVAAERSGAVSATAVQREQEARRLRETLIAELPELAKTKEHQGLIQDWGFLATVAEAYFGLGRYEEASQWLQTAMALPKIPAWQYESTIRRLIRLVQLHGGQSTDREIIAGHPAAEMLMQLFAVSPEALRGILTGKIGLALSGGGFRASLFHIGVLAKLAEFDILRHVEVLSCVSGGSIVGAYYYLEVRHLLKTKKDSEITCQDYIDIVKRLEKNFLAGVQRNIRTRVAADWYSNLKMIYKPNYSRTERVGELYEEEIYRLVEDGEAAAPRWLNELLVEPAGHSEAFSPRQDNWRRAAKVPILILNAATLNTGHNWQFTASWMGEPPAGVSSEVDGNDRLRRFYYDQAPVPHQSIRLGHAVAASSCVPGLFEPLALDRLYPDRIVRMVDGGVHDNQGIAGLLGEDCDIMLISDASGQMESQNYPKSGMVSVPLRSSSILQSRVREAQYLDVDSRRRSSQIRAFMFVHLKKDLNVKPIDWIGCNDPHDPGDEPLSAVIPGDVTSYGLPKDVQQKLAAIRTDLDSFNDQEAYALMTSGYLMTDHEFPKYIKGFSLQGPPPDWGFLAIEPALKNVPGKEAEHRKLMNILEAAHSSAFKIWKLKPILQVAAVGLAAIGLALFYWICSKWWNSALFTVGSTATVLITAILTSIVGPIVVKAINYRKTLAQVGVGLGMALIGFAAARLHLHYFDRWYLQEGRMSDEA, encoded by the coding sequence ATGGCAGTGTCACAGACACGTCCCCGACCTGAGAGCGTGAAGGTGAGTCGGGCCAGGGAAATCCTCCGGGGCCGGGCTGTTTCATCCCGGGAGGTGCTTCAATTGGCCAAGGAGTTGACTAAAGAAAAGGCTTTCAGCCTGGCCCGTCGGCTGTTGGCTCAGGCGCGCCAAGAACCCGCAGTTCAAGGAGATTCGGCACTACTCCGAGCCATCATCCAACAGCAGGCCCTTTGTACTTCACACGATCTAGAGCTGCCGGCAGACGTCCGCTTAGATCTGGCCTTCCAGATTCTGCAGCAATCCGGAGACGATCTCCAGAGCCGCATTGACCCGGAAACCCTGGGAATTGCTGGCTCAATCTGTAAAAGCCGGTGGGAAATTGATGGGCAGGTGCAGCATCTGGAGCGCTCCCGAGCTTATTTTTTACGAGGATGTCAAGAAGGGGTAACGGGCGATTATGGTTATTGTGCCATAAACGCTGCCCTGGTGCTGGACATTTTGGCTGACCTCGAATCTGTTGCGGCCGAGCGCAGCGGGGCTGTTTCGGCAACCGCGGTCCAAAGAGAGCAGGAAGCCAGACGGCTTCGGGAAACGCTGATAGCAGAACTTCCGGAATTAGCGAAGACAAAAGAACACCAAGGGCTCATACAAGATTGGGGATTCCTGGCCACTGTTGCCGAGGCCTATTTCGGTCTCGGACGCTATGAGGAAGCCAGCCAGTGGCTGCAGACAGCCATGGCTTTACCAAAAATCCCCGCTTGGCAGTATGAATCTACCATACGTCGGCTAATCCGCTTGGTGCAGCTTCATGGTGGACAATCTACTGATCGTGAAATCATTGCCGGGCATCCTGCCGCTGAGATGCTTATGCAGTTGTTTGCGGTCAGCCCCGAAGCACTCCGGGGAATCCTGACCGGAAAAATCGGGCTGGCCCTATCCGGCGGCGGATTTCGGGCCTCTTTATTCCACATCGGCGTGCTGGCCAAACTGGCCGAATTTGATATCCTGCGCCACGTAGAGGTGTTGTCCTGCGTTTCCGGGGGTTCCATTGTCGGAGCCTACTATTATCTTGAGGTCCGTCACCTCCTTAAAACCAAAAAAGATAGCGAAATCACCTGCCAGGACTATATCGACATTGTCAAACGTCTCGAAAAAAACTTTTTAGCCGGAGTACAGCGCAATATCCGCACCCGGGTGGCAGCAGACTGGTATAGCAACCTCAAGATGATCTACAAACCGAATTACTCCCGGACAGAGCGGGTGGGAGAGCTATACGAAGAAGAGATTTACCGGCTGGTGGAGGACGGTGAGGCGGCAGCACCAAGGTGGCTAAATGAGCTCTTGGTGGAACCCGCGGGCCATTCGGAGGCTTTCAGCCCCCGGCAGGATAACTGGCGCCGGGCCGCCAAGGTCCCCATCCTGATTCTCAACGCCGCCACTCTCAACACCGGCCATAACTGGCAATTTACCGCCTCCTGGATGGGCGAGCCGCCTGCCGGGGTCAGCAGTGAAGTCGATGGCAATGACCGTCTGCGCCGGTTCTATTATGACCAGGCCCCGGTACCGCATCAAAGTATCCGCCTGGGGCACGCCGTAGCGGCCTCCTCCTGTGTTCCGGGTCTCTTTGAACCGTTGGCACTTGATAGGCTCTATCCGGATCGGATAGTACGTATGGTGGATGGCGGCGTACACGATAATCAGGGTATTGCCGGGTTGTTGGGGGAAGACTGCGATATTATGCTGATCAGCGATGCCAGCGGCCAGATGGAATCCCAAAACTATCCCAAAAGTGGAATGGTAAGCGTACCATTACGCTCGAGCAGCATCCTGCAATCTCGGGTACGGGAGGCCCAGTATTTGGATGTTGACTCCCGACGCCGATCTTCTCAAATCCGGGCCTTTATGTTTGTCCATCTAAAAAAAGACCTGAATGTCAAACCGATCGACTGGATTGGCTGTAACGACCCTCATGATCCCGGCGATGAACCCCTTTCCGCGGTTATCCCAGGCGATGTTACCAGCTACGGCCTGCCCAAAGACGTGCAGCAAAAACTGGCGGCAATCCGCACCGATCTCGATTCCTTCAATGACCAGGAGGCCTATGCCCTGATGACAAGCGGCTATCTGATGACCGATCATGAGTTTCCAAAGTACATCAAGGGCTTTTCCTTGCAAGGACCGCCGCCGGACTGGGGTTTCTTAGCAATTGAACCCGCCCTGAAAAATGTCCCCGGAAAGGAGGCGGAGCATCGGAAGCTGATGAATATCTTGGAAGCGGCTCACTCCTCGGCATTCAAGATCTGGAAACTGAAACCAATTCTCCAGGTTGCCGCCGTAGGCCTGGCTGCGATCGGCCTGGCGCTATTTTATTGGATCTGCTCCAAATGGTGGAATTCAGCCTTGTTCACCGTCGGCAGTACTGCCACTGTTCTCATCACGGCTATTTTGACTTCGATTGTCGGGCCGATCGTGGTTAAGGCAATAAATTATCGCAAGACCCTGGCCCAAGTCGGCGTCGGCCTCGGCATGGCCCTGATCGGCTTTGCTGCAGCCCGCCTCCACCTGCACTATTTTGACCGATGGTATCTGCAGGAAGGGCGGATGTCAGACGAAGCCTGA
- a CDS encoding hemerythrin domain-containing protein — MLPIDPLMLEHRLIERMTRLIHQEMVRIRDNIAVDVGFAFVDQRFLDAAVDFHNHYVNRLHHSKEEGILFAALAEKPLSTGHLRMMKELQQEHIWGRQTTTNLEVASKQYNEGCLEILPDLLNSLGTLADFYSQHIAKEDRHFFLPAMEYFTREEKEVILSQMADLDRGFALAKYQKLVADWEASGCKCHL; from the coding sequence ATGTTGCCCATCGATCCGTTGATGCTTGAACATCGCCTCATTGAACGGATGACACGCCTTATACATCAGGAGATGGTGAGGATCCGGGACAACATCGCCGTTGACGTGGGATTTGCCTTTGTAGACCAGCGCTTTCTCGATGCTGCAGTGGATTTCCACAATCACTACGTCAACCGGCTGCATCATAGTAAGGAGGAGGGCATCTTGTTTGCCGCCCTGGCAGAAAAACCGCTGTCGACCGGACATCTCAGAATGATGAAAGAATTACAGCAGGAACATATCTGGGGCCGTCAGACCACAACAAACCTGGAGGTAGCCAGTAAGCAGTATAACGAAGGGTGTTTAGAGATACTGCCTGACCTCCTCAATAGCCTTGGGACATTAGCGGATTTTTATTCCCAACATATCGCTAAGGAAGACAGACACTTCTTTCTTCCTGCCATGGAATATTTTACCCGAGAAGAGAAAGAAGTCATCCTGTCCCAGATGGCTGATCTTGACCGAGGGTTCGCTCTTGCAAAATATCAAAAACTCGTTGCGGATTGGGAGGCGAGCGGTTGTAAATGCCATCTGTGA
- a CDS encoding bifunctional riboflavin kinase/FAD synthetase, with translation MPMVLYRDLNLITQPFSRPVITIGNFDGVHLGHQTLFGLVRERAAAVNGHSVVITFDPHPIKLMQPGRQLPLLTTTDQKIRLLGELNLDIVIVHPFTKEFGAMPAREFIQHYLLERLGVQEIVIGHDYRFGHNREGNIALLQTLGAAWGFPVHVVDAIQVDEIIVSSTLIRNLIRDGKVAAARTFLGRSYEVTGEVIHGHGRGARLLGFPTANIRADNELLPVAGIYAVRATLWGRTYAAVANIGVCPTFDNDELSLEVHILDFNQDIYGSHLAVEFVQRLRDERRFPNIPALVDQIKTDVEAARQIVRLEGRDRHEVEVSRQNTS, from the coding sequence ATGCCAATGGTCCTCTATCGAGATCTTAACCTTATTACACAGCCTTTCAGTAGGCCTGTCATTACGATCGGCAATTTTGACGGTGTCCATTTAGGCCACCAGACGCTCTTTGGGTTGGTGCGAGAGCGGGCTGCAGCAGTAAACGGGCATTCAGTGGTAATCACCTTTGACCCGCATCCCATTAAGTTGATGCAGCCAGGGAGACAATTGCCACTACTTACTACGACGGATCAGAAGATCAGGCTACTGGGCGAATTGAACCTGGATATAGTTATCGTACACCCTTTCACCAAAGAGTTCGGGGCGATGCCGGCTCGGGAATTTATTCAGCACTACCTGCTGGAGCGATTGGGGGTTCAGGAAATAGTAATCGGTCACGACTATCGGTTTGGCCATAACCGCGAGGGGAATATTGCCCTACTGCAAACACTTGGTGCAGCCTGGGGATTTCCGGTACATGTGGTTGACGCTATTCAGGTCGATGAGATCATCGTCAGCAGCACCTTGATTCGCAACCTCATTAGGGACGGCAAGGTAGCGGCGGCGCGGACATTCTTGGGTCGGTCCTACGAGGTAACCGGGGAGGTAATCCACGGCCATGGCCGCGGCGCTCGACTGCTGGGTTTTCCCACTGCTAATATCAGAGCCGACAATGAACTTTTACCTGTTGCCGGCATCTATGCGGTTCGGGCTACCCTTTGGGGTCGGACCTATGCTGCGGTGGCTAATATCGGCGTCTGCCCGACCTTCGATAATGACGAATTATCGTTGGAAGTTCATATATTGGATTTTAACCAGGATATATACGGCTCGCATCTGGCGGTGGAATTCGTTCAGCGTCTTCGAGATGAGCGACGTTTCCCCAATATCCCGGCCCTGGTGGATCAGATCAAAACAGATGTGGAGGCGGCTCGACAGATCGTCAGACTCGAGGGCCGCGATCGACATGAGGTTGAAGTATCACGACAAAATACCTCTTGA
- the ubiE gene encoding bifunctional demethylmenaquinone methyltransferase/2-methoxy-6-polyprenyl-1,4-benzoquinol methylase UbiE, whose amino-acid sequence MNEKEKTLTAENLLGTRIERMFSSIAPWYDFLNRGLSLRQDVYWRRALVKGLQLPSEPFILDLAAGTLDVSLETVRQHPQALVAAVDFSLPMLHRGREKLAAQGQPRILPIAADAMALPFANDQFDGLTIAFGIRNLPDRGAVLQEILRVLRPGGVAAILEFIPPEVGWRLQLYRLYLNHLLPLIGRVFSRHAFAYRYLAESIVHFPPATAFCQELQEVGFRQVRYRRLTFGVVCLFYGRKA is encoded by the coding sequence ATGAATGAAAAAGAAAAGACCTTGACTGCGGAAAATCTGCTCGGGACCCGGATTGAACGCATGTTTTCCAGTATCGCCCCCTGGTATGATTTCCTCAACCGCGGCCTCAGCCTCAGGCAAGACGTCTACTGGCGGCGGGCTCTAGTAAAAGGCCTTCAGCTTCCATCCGAACCTTTCATCCTGGACCTGGCAGCCGGGACTCTAGATGTCTCCCTGGAAACAGTTCGCCAACACCCTCAGGCCCTGGTTGCAGCAGTCGACTTCAGCCTGCCGATGCTGCATCGCGGCCGGGAGAAATTGGCCGCCCAAGGCCAGCCCCGGATATTGCCCATTGCCGCCGACGCCATGGCCCTGCCATTTGCCAACGACCAGTTTGACGGTTTGACTATTGCCTTCGGTATCCGCAACCTGCCGGATCGCGGTGCAGTTTTACAGGAAATCCTGCGGGTGCTGCGGCCGGGTGGCGTGGCGGCCATTTTAGAATTCATTCCGCCCGAGGTTGGCTGGCGTTTGCAACTCTACCGCCTCTACCTCAATCATCTTCTGCCCTTAATCGGCCGGGTCTTCTCGCGACATGCCTTTGCCTACCGCTATCTGGCCGAATCTATCGTTCATTTTCCCCCGGCCACGGCATTTTGCCAAGAACTGCAGGAGGTAGGATTCCGCCAGGTCAGATATCGGCGGCTGACTTTTGGGGTTGTCTGTCTGTTTTATGGGAGAAAAGCTTAG
- a CDS encoding DUF192 domain-containing protein produces MRIFRLPVGVLVAVLLTWFWSAPISAQRLSAAGNPLELVRLNRVVVEAEVVSSLDKIYLGLGGRRHLKAGTGMLFLMPAMAWQQFCMRGMLIPIDIIWIATDRVVGWHSNLSPQDQGTFTSPGPVNYVLEVPAGFVAQAGIRIGDRVQIGP; encoded by the coding sequence ATGAGAATTTTTAGGTTGCCGGTGGGGGTTCTCGTTGCAGTATTGCTGACATGGTTTTGGTCAGCGCCAATATCGGCGCAAAGGTTGTCCGCCGCCGGTAATCCTCTAGAACTCGTACGCCTCAATCGGGTCGTCGTAGAAGCGGAGGTAGTTTCCAGTCTGGATAAGATTTATCTCGGGCTGGGGGGACGCCGCCATCTGAAGGCGGGCACGGGCATGTTGTTTTTAATGCCAGCAATGGCGTGGCAACAGTTCTGCATGCGGGGGATGTTGATCCCCATCGACATTATCTGGATTGCGACTGACCGGGTAGTAGGTTGGCATTCCAATCTTTCCCCCCAAGACCAGGGAACCTTCACCTCACCAGGTCCGGTTAATTATGTCTTGGAAGTACCGGCCGGTTTTGTTGCTCAAGCTGGCATCCGGATCGGAGATCGGGTTCAGATCGGACCATGA
- a CDS encoding lysophospholipid acyltransferase family protein, translated as MSRVNPDRLSKWFYRTMRWLTRQSFQRYFRLAVEGLDHWPMQGPAILCPKHQRWEDVPIVGLTFPRPLYYVAKVELFQNLASRTLVQALGGIPLDRQRPQATLSTFRSLNRILQRQEQIVLFPEGTYVPGQVGCGKHRFIQLLLRLQTHLPQKRLPFIPVGIRYQPDPPGCRVRVRIGLPITTDGPEQAGNLTRQIMAAIEKLQAPD; from the coding sequence GTGTCGCGGGTAAACCCGGATCGCCTCAGTAAGTGGTTCTACCGAACCATGCGTTGGCTGACGCGTCAGAGTTTTCAGCGGTATTTTAGGTTGGCAGTGGAAGGCCTGGACCATTGGCCGATGCAGGGACCGGCCATCCTCTGTCCCAAGCACCAGCGGTGGGAAGACGTGCCGATCGTCGGCCTGACATTTCCCCGCCCTCTGTATTATGTGGCCAAGGTCGAACTTTTTCAGAATCTTGCCAGCCGCACCCTGGTGCAGGCCTTGGGAGGCATTCCCTTGGATCGCCAGAGACCGCAGGCGACTCTATCGACGTTTCGGTCCCTCAACCGTATCCTGCAGCGCCAGGAGCAGATCGTCCTTTTTCCCGAGGGTACCTATGTTCCCGGTCAGGTAGGTTGTGGCAAGCATCGCTTCATTCAACTTCTGCTGCGACTGCAGACACACCTGCCGCAAAAACGCCTGCCGTTCATTCCGGTGGGTATAAGATACCAACCCGATCCACCCGGATGCCGGGTTCGGGTCCGCATCGGCCTCCCCATCACGACTGATGGCCCGGAGCAGGCCGGCAACCTCACTCGGCAAATCATGGCCGCCATAGAGAAATTGCAAGCTCCGGACTAG
- the rpmB gene encoding 50S ribosomal protein L28, with translation MAKFCEICGKGPQVGNNVSHANNKTKRRWLPNLRRVRALQNGQVKYIQVCTRCLRSGRVVKPA, from the coding sequence ATGGCTAAGTTCTGCGAAATATGCGGCAAAGGGCCGCAGGTGGGCAATAACGTCTCGCATGCCAACAACAAGACCAAACGGCGCTGGCTGCCAAATCTCAGGCGGGTACGGGCGCTGCAGAACGGTCAGGTGAAATATATTCAGGTATGTACCCGCTGCCTCCGGTCTGGCCGGGTGGTAAAGCCGGCTTGA
- a CDS encoding bifunctional 5,10-methylenetetrahydrofolate dehydrogenase/5,10-methenyltetrahydrofolate cyclohydrolase: MAATLIKGAEVAAQIREELKQEVADLKAKHNIVPGLVTILVGEDPGSVSYVTAKQKTAHELGFYSVQDSQPPTISEADLLALIDKYNKDPKLHGILVQLPLPKSIDTNKVLYAIDPNKDVDAFHPVNVGRILIGQYAFLPCTPAGCQELIVRATGDPKGKELVVVGRSNIVGKPMVAIMIQKLPGANCTVTCVHTGTPKDKMIEHCRRADILVVAAGVPKYVQADWVKEGAVVIDVGVNRIGMTESGKAKLAGDVDFDTVKEKASFITPVPGGVGPMTITMLMKNTVMAAKLAAGLVKV; encoded by the coding sequence ATGGCTGCCACCTTAATTAAGGGGGCCGAAGTTGCGGCCCAGATTCGGGAAGAGTTGAAACAGGAAGTCGCCGACCTCAAGGCCAAACACAATATCGTCCCTGGCCTGGTCACCATCCTGGTAGGTGAAGACCCTGGTTCGGTGAGCTATGTCACCGCCAAACAGAAGACTGCCCATGAGCTGGGTTTTTATTCTGTTCAGGACAGTCAGCCTCCCACTATTTCAGAGGCCGACTTGTTGGCCCTGATCGACAAGTATAACAAGGACCCCAAACTTCACGGCATCCTAGTCCAGCTCCCCCTGCCCAAGAGCATCGACACCAACAAGGTCCTGTATGCCATCGACCCCAATAAAGACGTCGACGCTTTTCATCCGGTAAATGTGGGCCGCATCCTGATTGGCCAGTATGCCTTCCTGCCCTGTACCCCGGCTGGCTGTCAAGAACTCATCGTTAGAGCCACCGGCGACCCGAAGGGTAAAGAGCTGGTAGTGGTGGGCCGCTCCAATATCGTCGGCAAACCTATGGTGGCCATCATGATCCAGAAGCTTCCCGGGGCCAACTGCACCGTCACCTGCGTCCATACCGGCACCCCCAAGGATAAGATGATCGAACACTGCCGTCGGGCCGATATCCTCGTCGTGGCCGCCGGCGTACCCAAATATGTACAAGCCGACTGGGTCAAAGAAGGCGCGGTGGTCATCGATGTAGGCGTTAACCGTATCGGTATGACCGAGTCCGGCAAGGCCAAACTGGCCGGCGACGTAGACTTTGACACTGTGAAGGAAAAGGCCTCCTTCATCACCCCGGTTCCTGGTGGGGTCGGCCCGATGACCATCACCATGCTCATGAAGAACACCGTCATGGCTGCCAAATTGGCTGCGGGGTTGGTTAAGGTTTAA
- the rimP gene encoding ribosome maturation factor RimP has translation MQPDDVTGRVTELILPVLQAHDVELVETEFVRAGRRYILRLFLDKPGGISLEDCAYLSNLLGELIDVHDVIRHAYILEVSSPGLTRPIKKIEDFSRYAGRLVRITVRGGVGKRSLYRGELLGLDGETVKVKEGSRVYAIPVKDIARARLDIDL, from the coding sequence ATGCAGCCGGATGATGTGACCGGGCGTGTTACTGAACTTATCCTCCCGGTTCTGCAGGCTCATGACGTTGAGTTAGTAGAAACTGAGTTCGTGAGAGCCGGCAGGAGGTACATTCTGCGCCTGTTTTTGGATAAACCCGGAGGGATTTCACTAGAAGATTGTGCTTATTTAAGTAATCTTTTAGGAGAGCTCATCGATGTCCATGACGTTATTAGACATGCTTATATCCTGGAGGTCTCCTCTCCCGGCCTGACTCGACCGATAAAAAAGATTGAAGATTTTAGCCGTTATGCCGGACGCTTGGTCCGTATCACCGTCCGCGGCGGCGTTGGCAAACGTTCCTTGTATCGAGGTGAACTTTTAGGATTGGACGGGGAGACAGTGAAGGTTAAAGAAGGCTCCCGGGTTTATGCCATCCCGGTAAAAGACATCGCCCGCGCTCGCCTTGATATTGATTTATAG